One Mycobacterium marseillense DNA window includes the following coding sequences:
- a CDS encoding SDR family NAD(P)-dependent oxidoreductase: MDDFEGRGAVITGGASGIGLATATEFGRRGARLVLSDVDQPALDQAVNRLRGEGFDAHGVVCDVRHLDEMIHLADEAFRLLGGVDVVFSNAGIVVAGPIGQMNHDDWRWVIDIDLWGSIHAVEAFVPKLIEQGSGGHIAFTASFAGLVPNAGLGTYGVAKYGVVGLAETLAREVKPNGIGVSVLCPMVVETKLVSNSERIRGADYGLSASPEAAFGTLPTQDKSVTADDVARLTADAILANRLYILPHGAARDSIRRRFERIDRTFDEQAAEGWTH, from the coding sequence ATGGACGATTTCGAGGGACGCGGGGCAGTCATCACCGGCGGTGCCAGCGGCATCGGTTTGGCCACGGCCACCGAATTCGGCCGCCGAGGGGCCCGCCTGGTGCTCTCCGACGTCGATCAGCCAGCGCTGGACCAGGCGGTAAATCGGCTGCGCGGCGAGGGCTTCGACGCCCACGGCGTGGTGTGCGACGTCCGGCATCTCGACGAGATGATTCACCTCGCCGACGAAGCCTTCCGGTTGCTCGGCGGCGTCGACGTCGTTTTCAGCAATGCCGGCATCGTCGTCGCGGGCCCGATCGGCCAGATGAACCACGACGACTGGCGCTGGGTGATCGACATCGACCTCTGGGGATCGATCCACGCGGTCGAGGCCTTCGTGCCGAAGTTGATCGAGCAGGGCAGCGGCGGGCACATCGCTTTCACCGCATCCTTCGCCGGCTTGGTGCCCAACGCGGGTCTCGGAACGTACGGCGTCGCCAAATACGGCGTCGTCGGGCTCGCGGAGACGCTGGCGCGTGAGGTCAAGCCCAATGGCATTGGCGTATCGGTGTTGTGCCCGATGGTCGTGGAAACCAAGTTGGTGTCCAATTCGGAACGGATTCGCGGTGCGGACTACGGACTGTCGGCCAGCCCCGAGGCGGCGTTCGGAACGCTGCCGACCCAGGACAAGAGCGTCACCGCCGACGATGTCGCGCGGCTGACCGCCGATGCGATTCTGGCCAACCGGCTTTACATCCTGCCGCACGGCGCCGCACGGGATTCCATCCGCCGCCGGTTCGAGCGCATTGACCGAACGTTCGACGAGCAGGCCGCCGAGGGCTGGACGCACTAG
- a CDS encoding MarR family winged helix-turn-helix transcriptional regulator, with protein MTVSTARDVDPLALERQVCFALATTNRAVLAVYRPLLEPLGLTHPQYLVMLALWDHQKAPGSDQFPLSVKRIAVTLQMDSATLSPMLKRLEAQGLIRRVKNAADERTTDVMLTQRGIALRQRALEVPSAVVARLGVELAELENLHRALTRINTAAVAASALQH; from the coding sequence ATGACCGTTTCGACTGCGCGCGACGTCGATCCGCTGGCCCTGGAACGCCAGGTGTGTTTCGCGCTGGCGACGACCAACCGAGCGGTCCTGGCGGTGTACCGGCCCCTCTTGGAACCGCTCGGCCTGACCCATCCGCAGTATCTGGTGATGCTGGCACTGTGGGATCACCAGAAGGCCCCGGGGTCGGACCAGTTCCCGCTGTCGGTCAAGCGAATTGCCGTCACGTTGCAGATGGATTCCGCCACGCTGTCTCCCATGCTCAAGCGCCTGGAGGCGCAGGGGCTGATCAGGCGCGTCAAGAATGCGGCCGACGAACGCACCACCGATGTGATGCTCACGCAGCGCGGAATCGCCTTGCGACAGCGAGCACTCGAGGTCCCGTCCGCGGTCGTCGCGCGTCTGGGGGTCGAGCTGGCCGAACTCGAGAACCTGCACCGAGCCCTCACCCGGATCAATACCGCCGCCGTGGCGGCCAGCGCATTGCAACACTGA
- a CDS encoding DUF5313 domain-containing protein: MTDAKPSLWQRIGYSYGRRLPDTMRDWVAHDLAGEGAVRRHMIRWAIPPLLVLAPFWLLPASLYVHTEMTAPLYIWALLITLALNKVWRRHRLAVHGLDPNLVDVIARRKQARMHEDYIRRYGPRPESAEWQSNSSPF; encoded by the coding sequence ATGACCGACGCGAAACCCAGTCTCTGGCAGCGGATCGGCTATTCCTACGGTCGGCGATTGCCCGACACGATGCGCGACTGGGTGGCGCACGATCTGGCCGGGGAGGGAGCCGTCCGCCGACACATGATCAGGTGGGCAATACCGCCTCTGCTTGTTCTTGCACCGTTCTGGCTGCTGCCCGCCTCGCTTTACGTGCACACGGAGATGACCGCGCCGCTGTACATCTGGGCGCTGCTGATAACCCTTGCCCTGAACAAGGTCTGGCGCCGCCACCGGTTGGCGGTTCACGGACTGGATCCGAACCTCGTCGACGTGATCGCGCGCCGGAAACAGGCGCGGATGCACGAGGACTACATCCGCCGCTACGGGCCCCGGCCCGAATCGGCCGAATGGCAGTCCAACAGCAGCCCCTTCTAG
- a CDS encoding mycofactocin-coupled SDR family oxidoreductase translates to MTGRVEGKVALVTGAARGQGRSHAVRLAQEGADIIAVDICKPIREGVVDTAIPAATPEDLAETADLVKGHNRRIFTAEVDVRDYDALKAAVDSGVEQLGRLDIIVANAGIGNGGETLDKTSEEDWTEMIDINLAGVWKTVKAGVPHLVAGGRGGSIILTSSVGGLKAYPHTGHYVAAKHGVVGLMRAFGVELGQHMIRVNSVHPTHVKTPMLHNEGTFKMFRPDLENPGPDDMAPICQLFHTLPIPWVEPIDISNAVLFFASDEARYITGVTLPIDAGSCLK, encoded by the coding sequence ATGACCGGACGTGTTGAGGGCAAAGTCGCCTTGGTGACGGGGGCGGCGCGCGGTCAGGGCCGCAGCCATGCGGTGCGGTTGGCGCAGGAGGGCGCCGACATCATCGCCGTCGACATCTGCAAACCGATCCGCGAGGGCGTGGTGGACACGGCGATCCCGGCGGCGACGCCCGAGGACCTGGCCGAGACTGCCGACCTGGTCAAGGGGCACAACCGCAGAATCTTCACGGCCGAAGTCGACGTGCGGGACTACGACGCGCTCAAGGCGGCGGTGGACAGTGGCGTCGAGCAACTGGGCCGGCTCGACATCATCGTGGCCAACGCCGGAATCGGCAACGGCGGCGAGACTTTGGACAAGACCAGCGAAGAAGACTGGACCGAGATGATCGACATCAACCTGGCCGGAGTGTGGAAAACCGTGAAAGCCGGTGTGCCCCATCTCGTGGCCGGCGGTCGCGGCGGATCCATCATCTTGACCAGCTCGGTCGGCGGCCTGAAGGCCTACCCGCACACGGGCCACTACGTCGCGGCCAAGCACGGTGTCGTCGGGCTGATGCGCGCCTTCGGAGTTGAATTGGGACAGCACATGATTCGCGTCAATTCTGTGCACCCCACCCACGTCAAGACTCCGATGCTGCACAACGAAGGCACCTTCAAGATGTTCCGGCCCGACCTGGAGAACCCGGGCCCCGACGACATGGCGCCGATCTGTCAGCTGTTCCACACGCTGCCGATCCCCTGGGTCGAGCCGATCGACATCAGCAACGCGGTGCTGTTCTTCGCCTCGGACGAGGCCCGCTACATCACCGGCGTGACGCTGCCGATCGATGCGGGTAGCTGCCTGAAGTAG